The following proteins are encoded in a genomic region of Gossypium hirsutum isolate 1008001.06 chromosome D05, Gossypium_hirsutum_v2.1, whole genome shotgun sequence:
- the LOC107905961 gene encoding anthocyanidin reductase ((2S)-flavan-3-ol-forming), translating to MASQIVGTKKACVVGGSGFVASLLVKLLLEKGYAVNTTVRDPDNQKKISHLVTLQELGDLKIFQADLTDEGSFDAPIAGCDLVFHVATPVNFASEDPENDMIKPATQGVVNVLKACAKAKTVKRVVLTSSAAAVSINTLNGTDLVMTEKDWTDIEFLSSAKPPTWGYPASKTLAEKAAWKFAEENNIDLITVIPSLMTGPSLTPIVPSSIGLATSLISGNEFLINALKGMQMLSGSISITHVEDVCRAHVFLAEKESASGRYICSAVNTSVPELAKFLNERYPDFKVPTDFGDFPSKPKLIISSEKLISERFSFKYGIEEIYDQTVEYLKSKGLLK from the exons ATGGCCAGCCAGATCGTAGGAACAAAGAAAGCTTGTGTCGTGGGTGGCAGCGGATTCGTTGCGTCATTGCTGGTCAAGTTGTTGCTCGAGAAGGGTTACGCCGTTAACACTACAGTCAGGGACCCTG ACAAccagaagaagatctctcacctTGTAACACTACAAGAGTTGGGAGACTTGAAAATCTTTCAGGCGGATTTAACTGATGAAGGGAGCTTTGATGCCCCTATTGCTGGTTGTGACCTTGTCTTCCATGTTGCGACACCCGTTAACTTTGCTTCTGAAGATCCAGAG AATGACATGATCAAACCAGCGACCCAAGGAGTGGTGAACGTTTTGAAAGCTTGTGCCAAAGCAAAAACAGTTAAACGTGTCGTCTTGACATCATCTGCCGCAGCTGTGTCTATCAACACACTGAATGGGACAGATCTGGTCATGACAGAGAAAGACTGGACCGATATCGAGTTCTTATCATCAGCAAAGCCACCAACTTGG GGGTACCCTGCATCCAAGACGTTGGCTGAAAAGGCAGCTTGGAAATTTGCTGAAGAAAACAACATTGATCTCATTACAGTTATCCCTTCTCTCATGACTGGTCCTTCCCTCACCCCAATTGTCCCCAGCAGCATAGGCCTTGCTACATCTTTGATTTCAG GCAATGAATTCCTCATAAATGCTTTGAAAGGAATGCAGATGCTGTCAGGTTCGATCTCTATCACACATGTGGAAGACGTATGCCGAGCCCATGTTTTTCTGGCTGAAAAAGAATCTGCATCGGGTCGATATATATGCAGTGCTGTCAATACCAGTGTGCCAGAACTAGCTAAGTTCCTCAACGAAAGATACCCTGACTTCAAAGTCCCTACCGA TTTTGGAGATTTCCCCTCCAAACCCAAGTTGATCATTTCCTCAGAGAAGCTTATTAGCGAAAGGTTCAGCTTTAAGTATGGGATCGAGGAAATCTACGACCAAACCGTGGAATATTTGAAGTCTAAGGGGCTGCTCAAGTGA